Proteins encoded in a region of the Zea mays cultivar B73 chromosome 4, Zm-B73-REFERENCE-NAM-5.0, whole genome shotgun sequence genome:
- the LOC103654829 gene encoding 40S ribosomal protein S8-like isoform X1, giving the protein MGISRDSMHKRRATGGKQKAWRKKRKYELGRQPANTKLSSNKTVRRVRVRGGNVKWRALRLDTGNYSWGSEAVTRKTRILDVVYNASNNELVRTQTLVKSAIVQVDAAPFKQWYLTHYGVDIGRKKKTPAAKKDNAEGQEVEAAAEETKKSNHVTRKLEKRKEGRTLDPHIEEQFGSGRLLACISSRPGQCGRADGYEIMDLHQTFLVFLEQHICVCTTNFCCLNHNGRFDFRYLVMLSFLASSYLLVSPPITLPAAP; this is encoded by the exons ATGG GTATCTCACGCGACTCGATGCACAAGCGCCGTGCCACCGGTGGAAAGCAGAAGGCCTGGAGGAAGAAGCGAAA GTATGAGCTTGGTCGCCAGCCGGCCAACACCAAGTTGTCAAGCAATAAGACAGTGAGGAGGGTCCGTGTTCGTGGAGGTAACGTGAAGTGGAGGGCTCTTCGCCTTGATACTGGTAACTACTCATGGGGAAGTGAAGCTGTTACCCGCAAGACCCGTATCCTCGACGTGGTCTACAATGCATCAAACAATGAGCTTGTGAGGACACAAACCCTTGTGAAGAGTGCCATTGTGCAAGTTGATGCTGCCCCATTCAAGCAGTGGTACCTCACTCACTATGGAGTTGACATTGGTAGGAAGAAGAAAACCCCTGCTGCAAAGAAGGATAATGCTGAG GGACAAGAGGTTGAGGCAGCAGCTGAGGAAACGAAAAAGAGCAACCATGTCACGAGGAAGCTTGAGAAGCGCAAGGAGGGACGTACCCTTGACCCACACATTGAGGAGCAATTTGGCAGTGGACGGTTGCTGGCATGCATTTCTTCCCGCCCTGGACAGTGTGGCCGAGCTGATGGGTACGAAATAATGGACCTCCACCAGACTTTCTTAGTATTTTTAGAGCAGCATATCTGTGTGTGTactacaaacttttgttgcttaaaTCATAATGGTCGTTTTGATTTTAGATATCTTGTCATGTTATCCTTCTTGGCTTCAAGTTATCTCCTTGTTTCACCACCTATAACGTTACCTGCAGCTCCTTAG
- the LOC103654829 gene encoding 40S ribosomal protein S8-like, with amino-acid sequence MGISRDSMHKRRATGGKQKAWRKKRKYELGRQPANTKLSSNKTVRRVRVRGGNVKWRALRLDTGNYSWGSEAVTRKTRILDVVYNASNNELVRTQTLVKSAIVQVDAAPFKQWYLTHYGVDIGRKKKTPAAKKDNAEGQEVEAAAEETKKSNHVTRKLEKRKEGRTLDPHIEEQFGSGRLLACISSRPGQCGRADGYILEGKELEFYMKKLQRKKGKSAVA; translated from the exons ATGG GTATCTCACGCGACTCGATGCACAAGCGCCGTGCCACCGGTGGAAAGCAGAAGGCCTGGAGGAAGAAGCGAAA GTATGAGCTTGGTCGCCAGCCGGCCAACACCAAGTTGTCAAGCAATAAGACAGTGAGGAGGGTCCGTGTTCGTGGAGGTAACGTGAAGTGGAGGGCTCTTCGCCTTGATACTGGTAACTACTCATGGGGAAGTGAAGCTGTTACCCGCAAGACCCGTATCCTCGACGTGGTCTACAATGCATCAAACAATGAGCTTGTGAGGACACAAACCCTTGTGAAGAGTGCCATTGTGCAAGTTGATGCTGCCCCATTCAAGCAGTGGTACCTCACTCACTATGGAGTTGACATTGGTAGGAAGAAGAAAACCCCTGCTGCAAAGAAGGATAATGCTGAG GGACAAGAGGTTGAGGCAGCAGCTGAGGAAACGAAAAAGAGCAACCATGTCACGAGGAAGCTTGAGAAGCGCAAGGAGGGACGTACCCTTGACCCACACATTGAGGAGCAATTTGGCAGTGGACGGTTGCTGGCATGCATTTCTTCCCGCCCTGGACAGTGTGGCCGAGCTGATGG GTACATCCTTGAGGGTAAAGAGCTTGAGTTCTACATGAAGAAGCTacagaggaagaagggcaagagcgCTGTAGCTTAG